In Nicotiana tabacum cultivar K326 chromosome 17, ASM71507v2, whole genome shotgun sequence, one DNA window encodes the following:
- the LOC142172068 gene encoding uncharacterized protein LOC142172068 — MLDLSNLSQSIQVTFNKQSEKQRSDHRICLNTSIDIARFLLEFGLSFRGHDESESSKNKGLFLGLSEWLEKRLPDVDRVIFKYAPKNDMMTSPKIQKDIVSACAQKTVKAIIDDLGGDYFGILIDEFKDISHHEQMALALRYVDKKGQVNEPFIGLIRVGDTSAKTLKEAIYSLLLKHSLSP, encoded by the coding sequence ATGCTAGACTTGTCTAATCTATCTCAGTCAATTCAAGTTACTTTTAACAAGCAATCCGAGAAACAAAGAAGTGATCACCGAATTTGTTTAAATACCTCAATTGATATTGCAAGGTTCCTCTTGGAATTTGGATTGTCTTTTCGAGGTCATGATGAAagtgaatcttccaaaaataaaggCCTTTTTCTAGGACTATCGGAATGGCTAGAAAAGAGGCTTCCGGATGTGGATAGAGTTATATTCAAATATGCTCCAAAAAATGATATGATGActtcaccaaaaattcaaaaggaTATTGTTAGTGCTTGTGCACAAAAAACTGTAAAAGCTATAATTGATGACTTGGGAGGGGATTATTTTGGGATATTAATTGATGAGTTCAAGGATATTTCACACCATGAACAAATGGCCCTTGCTTTACGGTATGTTGACAAAAAAGGCCAAGTGAACGAGCCATTTATTGGTCTTATTCGTGTTGGTGATACATCTGCAAAGACATTGAAGGAAGCAATATATTCTTTACTATTGAAACACTCATTAAGTCCATAA
- the LOC107760886 gene encoding uncharacterized protein LOC107760886, translated as MLNVIGVSFKRRDQLRDHQAELLEKLLESGELQSGKGLNQVLEVVECEGSEADDRLQAEAFLSKINAFDFVFLLHLMLKERLQVMREDGWVPLMDEVSSFCVKHDIVLQELNSHFDIVSGNLLLRMASLNPVNSFAKQRIMTLAKYYLDEFGELKLRDISHQLDTLILHMRRGDLRFSDLKGIGDLAKALVEANLAESYSLVYLLVKLTLILPVATATMERAFSSMKYIKDKLCSSISDTFLNDCLVCYFEKKVFINVNNDAIIDRFQNMKVRRVQI; from the exons ATGTTGAATGTAATTGGAGTATCTTTTAAGCGTAGAGATCAACTTCGCGATCATCAAGCAGAATTATTGGAGAAATTGCTAGAGAGTGGTGAACTTCAAAGTGGGAAAGGATTAAATCAA GTGCTTGAGGTGGTTGAATGTGAAGGTTCTGAGGCTGATGATAGATTACAAGCAGAAGCGTTTTTGAGTAAAATCAATGCATTTGACTTTGTTTTCTTGCTTCACTTGATGTTGAAA GAAAGGTTGCAAGTAATGAGAGAAGATGGATGGGTGCCATTGATGGATGAAGTCTCTTCATTTTGTGTTAAACATGATATTGTG CTTCAGGAGCTTAACAGTCATTTTGATATTGTGAGTGGTAACTTGCTTCTTCGTATGGCTAGCTTGAATCCGGTTAATTCATTTGCTAAGCAAAGAATAATGACATTGGCTAAGTATTATCTAGATGAGTTTGGCGAATTGAAGCTTCGAGATATTAGTCACCAACTTGACACTTTAATATTGCACATGCGACGTGGTGACCTTAGGTTTTCTGATTTGAAAGGAATTGGTGATTTGGCAAAAGCCTTGGTTGAGGCAAATCTTGCAGAGAGTTATTCACTTGTTTATTTACTTGTAAAGTTAACTCTAATTTTACCTGTCGCGACTGCAACAATGGAAAGAGCATTTTCATCCATGAAGTATATCAAAGATAAATTATGTAGTAGTATTAGTGATACATTTTTAAATGATTGTTTAGTTTGTTACTTTGAGAAGAAAGTATTTATAAATGTAAATAATGATGCTATTATTGAccgttttcaaaatatgaaagtgCGTCGAGTTCAAATATGA